DNA from Pseudomonadota bacterium:
TCAGTGGCAGCCAGGGGCTTGCCACTGATGCCGAACTTGAGGCCCTGATCAGCGATAGCATTGGCAAAGAACTGGGTTTTGCCGGGATTAAGAAACTGGCAGAGCGGGTTACTAACTATCTGCGGGAACAGAAAGGATACTTGTTGGCCCGGGCTTATCTGCCAAAACAGGATATCACTGCCGGTATCATAGAGATTGCCGTCATCGCCGGCAAGGTCGAAGGGAAGGTCAGGGTTAACGTCAAGAAGCCCCGACGGGTCAGTCAGAGCCTTCTTGAAGGGATTGCCGGCAAAGCACTCAAGGCAGGGAGCGCAATTCGCATGGAAGAGATTGAGCGGGCTGTTCTGCTCATGAACGATCTCCCCGGTATCTCCTCCAATGCTTTACTTGAGAGGGGCGCTACCCCCGGGACCACCAGACTTGGCATTGATGTTACGGAAGGTCCTCTTATCAGCGGCTTGATATCCGGTGACAACTACGGTGACCGTTACACCGGCATCTGGAGGGGTAGCGGCCGGATTGCCGTCAATGACCCTTTTGGCCTTGGTGACCAGCTAAGTCTTTCCGTTATCGGTGCTGAGCACATGTATCAAGGAACAACTGCCTACTTTCTCCCTCTTGGGGCTACCGGACTAACCTGGTCACTTTCCTATACCGGTCTTTATTACGAACTGGGGGATGACCTTGCCAGCCTTAACGCCAACGGATGTGCAGACACCTTCGCTACCCGTTTCGGCTACCCCATTTTGCGTACCCGCAGCGCCAGTGTCTGGGCTGGGCTTGGATTTGAGTACATCCTGCTCAGTGATGAGACCAATGGCACCACCACCAGCGACCGGAAGCTGTCGGTAGGCAACGCCGGTTTTTCCGGAAGTTTTTTCGACTCCTTTGGTGGAGGTGGTCTCAGTAGCGCTAACCTTGCCCTATACAGTGGCAATCTTGATCTCTCCGACCTTGCTACCGCCGAGGCAGCGGATGCATCTGGACCTCGTAGTGCCGGCAATTTTGTCCGCGTCACTTATAGTTTAGCACGCCTTCAACGCCTCACGCGGCAAGTTTCCCTTTTCGGATCTGTCCGTGGTCAGATTGCCGATAATAATCTGAATTCTTCTCAGAAATTAATCCTGGGCGGTCCAACCGGTGTGCGGGCTTACCCCGTAGGCGAAGCTTCCGGCGACGAGGGCCATATCATGACATTCGAGACCCGTTTCGATATCCCGGACCCACCCTCTTGGGCAAAAGTTCAGTTGGTTGGTTTTGTTGACACAGGTTATATTAAGCTGCACAAAGACCCCTGGGCCGCTTCCATCACCAATGCCACCACCAGCAACGACTACTGGCTCTCCGGTGCCGGTGCTGGCATTGTCATCAGCAAGGCGGGTCTTTACAGCGTTCAGACATCCTATGCCCATAAGATAGGAGACAACCCTGGTCGCAGCATGACCGGCAACGACGCAGACAATCACGATGACAACGGCCGGTTCTGGGTTCAGGCCGTGGTCTGGTTTTAGAGAAGGGAGACACACCATGAACGAAATCTATCGCCTGATGTGGAACGAAACGAAACAGATCTGGAAATCCGTAACACAAAAGAGCAAGGGCAAGGGATACGTTTCCAGCTGTGCCATCGGCGTGGTGGTAATAATGGCGGCAGTCCTGGCCGTTACCCTTCATGCGTGGGCTCTCGATCCCACTGCCCTGCCCGCCGGCGGGCAGATCACATCAGGCCGGGGTAACATATCCAGCTCCGGGAGCGCCATGACGGTGAACCAGCAGACCGATCGGATGATCGCCAACTGGAATACGTTCAACATCGGGCAGAACGCCTCCGTGTCCTTCCAGCAACCCACCACCTCCAGCGTGGCCTTAAACCGCATTCAGGATACGTTGCCATCGCAAATATTCGGTCAGCTATCTGCCAACGGCCAGGTTTTCCTCTTGAACCCCTCCGGAATTCTTTTTGGTCCTACAGCCAGGGTGGATGTAGGCGGGCTGGTGGCCTCATCCCTCAACATGACCAATGAAAACTTTATGGCCGGGGATTACACCTTCGAAGGCCGCAGCGTCGGGGGTTTTGTTCTGAATCAAGGAAATATCAGGACGGCGGACGGCGGTTATGTGGCATTTATCGCTCCGCATGTGGAAAACCAGGGGCAACTGACAAGCCCTGAAGGTACAGTAGCCATGGCAGCCGGCGACAGGGTGCGGCTTGACTTTACCGGTGACCGACTGGTGAATTTCGTCGTTTATCAAGGTGCTGTGGATGCGGCCGCAGTGAACAGCGGCACGATTTCAGCTGACGGCGGCCTGGTGATGTTGACGGCAAAAGCTGCGGACATACTCTCCAGTGCAGTGGTGAACAATGATGGTGTCATTGAAGCTAAAACTCTGCAAGCTCAG
Protein-coding regions in this window:
- a CDS encoding ShlB/FhaC/HecB family hemolysin secretion/activation protein — translated: MLNCRFLTVLILALFLICGSLSFAAPPDAGQLLNQERQPGKQLPDRLPQDSDKETERAPPDAGTKVLVKGFCFSGSQGLATDAELEALISDSIGKELGFAGIKKLAERVTNYLREQKGYLLARAYLPKQDITAGIIEIAVIAGKVEGKVRVNVKKPRRVSQSLLEGIAGKALKAGSAIRMEEIERAVLLMNDLPGISSNALLERGATPGTTRLGIDVTEGPLISGLISGDNYGDRYTGIWRGSGRIAVNDPFGLGDQLSLSVIGAEHMYQGTTAYFLPLGATGLTWSLSYTGLYYELGDDLASLNANGCADTFATRFGYPILRTRSASVWAGLGFEYILLSDETNGTTTSDRKLSVGNAGFSGSFFDSFGGGGLSSANLALYSGNLDLSDLATAEAADASGPRSAGNFVRVTYSLARLQRLTRQVSLFGSVRGQIADNNLNSSQKLILGGPTGVRAYPVGEASGDEGHIMTFETRFDIPDPPSWAKVQLVGFVDTGYIKLHKDPWAASITNATTSNDYWLSGAGAGIVISKAGLYSVQTSYAHKIGDNPGRSMTGNDADNHDDNGRFWVQAVVWF